In Arsenicicoccus dermatophilus, a genomic segment contains:
- the dnaE gene encoding DNA polymerase III subunit alpha, translated as MVDPRLPRVTVLARGQARVGRGQGWARLCRLVTATHLAGERGEPVTSLDLVAEHVRLLAEGSRGAGPGRTADEAALTVLVGPDSDVGRALLRGRSDLARTLLERWRRALPQGSLVVEVFCHQGPPGSVGSRRQAAGLLALADETGVPDVLTAAVRHGRPEEAITADVLDAARRLVVLDTRHLDRVTTLGHLASTGDMLERARLVCGDDGARAAELVRATLRVAGDCVLDPRTDLGLGSVQLPEPGILDLRPGRTPQAELTERCRSTLHRRYPDATAPELARVEARLDDELQVVGALGYPTYFLTVATVCDLIREMDGRVAARGSGAGSLINYLLGISGVDPIRYDLLMERFCSPLRAQLPDIDVDVESDRRTAIYERILDRFGGDRVTCVSMMDTYRVRHAVRDVGAALGMPPIEVDAIAKAFPHVRARDARSAIADLPELRASGLDAPRLQTFFDLVERVDGLPRHVALHPCGVVLSNSELLDRTPVEASWLGFPMSHFDKDDVEAVGFLKLDVLGIRMQSAMAHAVAEVERVDGIRIDLDDRSQVPLDDEATFRLIRSTHTLGCFQIESPGQRELIGKFGPESFEDIVIDISLFRPGPVKSDMITPFLRARQGWAEPDYLHETLVPALRETAGVVVFHEQVLRIVAETAGVSLAQADEVRRAMGSPDGQAEVEAWWRPAAAARGYAEADVDRIWEVLRAFASFGFCKAHAAAFALPTYQSAWLKAHHPAAFLAGVLTHDPGMYPKRLVLDDARSLGIAVLGLDVNASGADYRIERVAPREEPPPPILDRPTRPGPPHPDLPDGRAYGIRLSLADVKGISEAEVHALVAGQPYATLADVWNRARPSRPTLERLVVAGALDSLYGLGGHRAAAGLGRRGKVTRRDLLLHVAELERWTRATTRGPGGRGNRARRTTSGSTTGAREATARRLRQDHATRSSTQQEPSPYAGRTRQTPSGPRVAGRATSGGWAPERQAVTSAGAGTDVRSAAAWQSRQHAPVVAAEEQAVQLTLDLGDAPELTLGSGLPEMTQVERVRAELDVLGLDASAHVLEPYAPLLDALGVVRSAELLRQRSRASVLVAGIKVATQTPPVRSGRRVVFLTLDDTTGPVDATFFEDVQGAYATTVFHSWMLVVRGEVRRTGPRGISLRATGAWELGGLWEQWLRGGLDAVHEHLARVEADTIEEAEALRAATATEGARPRRVLRHASGFEQSPYADIKPAGGDAREAPRKLWHSSPGSSGH; from the coding sequence GTGGTGGATCCGCGCCTGCCGCGGGTGACGGTGCTCGCCCGCGGGCAGGCCCGCGTGGGGCGGGGCCAGGGCTGGGCGCGACTGTGCCGGCTGGTCACGGCCACCCATCTCGCGGGGGAGCGGGGCGAGCCCGTGACCAGCCTGGACCTGGTGGCCGAGCACGTCCGGCTGCTCGCCGAGGGGAGCCGGGGCGCGGGTCCGGGCCGGACGGCGGACGAGGCCGCGCTGACCGTCCTGGTGGGTCCCGACTCCGATGTCGGACGGGCCCTGCTGCGGGGCCGCTCCGACCTGGCCCGCACCCTGTTGGAGCGCTGGCGCCGGGCGCTGCCGCAGGGGTCGCTGGTCGTCGAGGTCTTCTGCCACCAGGGCCCGCCGGGGTCGGTCGGCAGCCGCCGCCAGGCCGCCGGGCTGCTGGCCCTCGCCGACGAGACCGGGGTGCCGGACGTGCTCACCGCTGCCGTCCGGCACGGCCGCCCGGAGGAGGCGATCACCGCTGACGTCCTGGACGCCGCACGGCGCCTCGTGGTGCTCGACACCCGCCACCTGGACCGGGTCACCACCCTGGGGCACCTGGCCTCGACCGGTGACATGCTCGAGCGGGCCCGGCTGGTGTGCGGTGACGACGGTGCCCGGGCCGCCGAGCTGGTGCGGGCGACCCTGCGGGTGGCCGGGGACTGCGTGCTGGACCCGCGCACCGACCTGGGGCTCGGCTCGGTGCAGCTGCCCGAGCCGGGGATCCTCGACCTACGCCCTGGTCGGACCCCGCAGGCGGAGCTCACCGAGCGGTGCCGCTCGACCCTGCACCGGCGCTATCCGGACGCCACGGCCCCCGAGCTCGCCCGGGTCGAGGCGCGGCTCGACGACGAGCTGCAGGTGGTGGGGGCGCTCGGCTACCCGACGTACTTCCTCACCGTGGCCACCGTCTGCGACCTGATCCGGGAGATGGACGGTCGGGTCGCGGCGCGCGGGTCCGGCGCGGGCAGCCTGATCAACTACCTGCTCGGCATCAGCGGGGTCGATCCCATCCGCTACGACCTGCTCATGGAGCGCTTCTGCTCGCCGCTGCGGGCCCAGCTGCCCGACATCGACGTCGACGTGGAGTCCGACCGGCGCACCGCGATCTACGAGCGGATCCTGGACCGCTTCGGCGGGGACCGGGTGACCTGCGTGTCGATGATGGACACCTATCGCGTGCGCCATGCCGTGCGCGACGTCGGTGCGGCGCTGGGAATGCCCCCGATCGAGGTCGACGCGATCGCCAAGGCCTTCCCCCACGTGCGGGCCCGCGACGCCCGGTCCGCGATCGCCGACCTGCCCGAGCTGCGGGCGAGCGGTCTGGATGCGCCCCGGCTGCAGACCTTCTTCGACCTCGTCGAGCGGGTCGACGGGCTGCCGCGCCACGTCGCGCTGCACCCCTGCGGGGTGGTGCTGTCCAACTCCGAGCTGCTCGACCGCACCCCCGTGGAGGCGAGCTGGCTGGGCTTCCCGATGAGCCACTTCGACAAGGACGACGTGGAGGCCGTCGGCTTCCTCAAGCTCGATGTCCTCGGCATCCGGATGCAGTCGGCGATGGCTCATGCGGTGGCCGAGGTGGAGCGGGTGGACGGGATCCGCATCGACCTCGACGACCGCTCGCAGGTCCCTCTGGACGACGAGGCGACCTTCCGCCTGATCCGGTCCACCCACACCCTGGGGTGCTTCCAGATCGAGTCGCCCGGGCAGCGCGAGCTGATCGGCAAGTTCGGGCCGGAGTCCTTCGAGGACATCGTGATCGACATCTCGCTGTTCCGTCCCGGGCCGGTGAAGTCGGACATGATCACCCCCTTCCTGCGGGCCCGTCAGGGCTGGGCGGAGCCGGACTACCTGCACGAGACCCTCGTCCCGGCGCTGCGCGAGACCGCGGGCGTGGTGGTCTTCCACGAGCAGGTGCTGCGCATCGTCGCCGAGACGGCGGGGGTGTCCCTGGCGCAGGCCGACGAGGTGCGACGCGCCATGGGATCGCCTGACGGTCAGGCGGAGGTCGAGGCTTGGTGGCGCCCGGCGGCGGCCGCGCGGGGGTATGCCGAGGCGGACGTGGACCGGATCTGGGAGGTACTGCGCGCCTTCGCGTCGTTCGGCTTCTGCAAGGCTCATGCCGCGGCCTTCGCCCTGCCGACCTATCAGTCCGCGTGGCTCAAGGCCCACCACCCGGCGGCCTTCCTGGCCGGGGTCCTGACCCACGACCCGGGCATGTATCCCAAGCGCCTCGTCCTCGACGACGCCCGCAGCCTGGGGATCGCGGTCCTCGGCCTGGACGTCAATGCCTCCGGTGCCGACTACCGGATCGAGCGGGTGGCTCCCCGGGAGGAGCCCCCGCCGCCGATCCTGGACCGGCCGACCCGACCCGGTCCGCCCCACCCCGACCTGCCCGACGGGCGGGCCTACGGCATTCGGCTGTCCCTCGCCGACGTCAAGGGGATCAGCGAGGCCGAGGTGCACGCCCTCGTCGCCGGACAGCCCTACGCGACCCTCGCCGACGTCTGGAACCGGGCCCGCCCCTCCCGACCGACCCTGGAGCGGCTCGTCGTGGCGGGAGCGCTCGACTCGCTCTACGGACTCGGCGGTCACCGGGCTGCCGCCGGGCTCGGCCGCCGGGGCAAGGTCACCCGCCGCGACCTGCTGCTGCACGTCGCCGAGCTGGAGCGTTGGACCCGGGCCACGACCCGGGGACCCGGCGGGCGGGGCAACCGCGCCCGACGGACGACGTCCGGCTCGACCACCGGCGCCCGCGAGGCCACGGCCCGCCGGCTGCGTCAGGACCACGCGACGCGCAGCAGCACCCAGCAGGAGCCCTCGCCGTATGCCGGCCGGACCAGGCAGACCCCCTCCGGCCCGCGGGTGGCCGGGCGCGCGACCTCCGGGGGCTGGGCTCCTGAGCGACAGGCGGTCACGTCAGCGGGCGCCGGCACGGACGTGCGCTCGGCCGCGGCCTGGCAGTCCCGGCAGCACGCCCCCGTCGTCGCCGCCGAGGAGCAGGCCGTCCAGCTCACCCTGGACCTGGGGGATGCGCCCGAGCTGACCCTCGGGTCCGGCCTGCCGGAGATGACCCAGGTGGAGCGGGTGCGCGCCGAGCTGGACGTGCTCGGCCTGGACGCGTCCGCCCACGTCCTCGAGCCCTATGCACCCCTGCTGGACGCGCTGGGCGTGGTGCGCTCCGCCGAGCTGCTCCGGCAGCGCAGCCGGGCCTCGGTGCTCGTCGCGGGGATCAAGGTCGCCACCCAGACCCCGCCGGTGCGGTCCGGGCGGCGGGTCGTCTTCCTCACCCTGGACGACACCACAGGTCCGGTCGACGCGACCTTCTTCGAGGACGTGCAGGGGGCCTACGCCACCACGGTGTTCCACTCGTGGATGCTCGTGGTGCGTGGCGAGGTCCGGCGCACCGGCCCGCGCGGCATCTCCCTGCGCGCCACGGGCGCCTGGGAGCTCGGGGGGCTGTGGGAGCAGTGGCTGCGCGGCGGCCTGGACGCCGTGCACGAGCACCTCGCCCGGGTCGAGGCGGACACGATCGAGGAGGCCGAGGCCCTGCGCGCCGCGACCGCCACCGAGGGTGCGCGACCGCGGCGGGTGCTGCGCCACGCCTCCGGCTTCGAGCAGTCCCCGTATGCCGACATCAAGCCGGCCGGAGGTGACGCGCGTGAGGCACCCCGCAAGCTGTGGCACTCCAGCCCGGGCAGCTCGGGTCACTGA
- a CDS encoding PHP domain-containing protein: MSADFVHLHVASGHSLRYGTTTPADLVALAAGHGQRALALTDRDGLYGAVKFAQACLAAQVAPILGVDLAVGEHAGQVVRPAGRTPVRAAPWWIRACRG; encoded by the coding sequence GTGTCTGCTGACTTCGTCCACCTGCACGTCGCGTCGGGGCACTCGCTGCGCTACGGCACGACGACCCCCGCCGACCTGGTCGCCCTGGCCGCGGGGCACGGTCAGCGGGCGCTGGCCCTGACCGACCGCGACGGGCTCTACGGCGCGGTGAAGTTCGCGCAGGCCTGCCTGGCCGCGCAGGTCGCCCCGATCCTGGGCGTCGACCTGGCGGTGGGGGAGCACGCCGGTCAGGTGGTGCGCCCCGCGGGGCGCACCCCGGTGCGGGCGGCGCCGTGGTGGATCCGCGCCTGCCGCGGGTGA
- a CDS encoding SAV_6107 family HEPN domain-containing protein, producing the protein MTIAETRPPLASASLDLLDRAYAALGEAITATSPADRYVAAHLAGLRAAAALLATRGRPTAKGRPRSVWELLPPAAPELTEWAAFYTASARRRAVAERGGPVPVRAADDLVRASETFLGLVESSLGVAPHAPLPSLQVATGVC; encoded by the coding sequence ATGACCATCGCCGAGACCCGACCCCCGCTGGCGAGCGCGAGCCTGGACCTGCTGGACCGGGCCTACGCGGCGCTGGGCGAGGCGATCACCGCGACGAGCCCCGCCGACCGCTACGTGGCGGCGCACCTGGCGGGCCTGCGCGCGGCGGCGGCTCTGCTCGCCACCCGGGGTCGTCCCACGGCCAAGGGACGACCTCGCAGCGTCTGGGAGCTGCTGCCGCCGGCGGCGCCGGAGCTGACGGAGTGGGCGGCGTTCTACACCGCCTCGGCGCGGCGGCGGGCGGTCGCGGAGCGGGGCGGCCCGGTGCCGGTCCGCGCCGCCGACGACCTGGTCCGGGCCTCGGAGACCTTCCTGGGGCTGGTGGAGTCCTCGTTGGGGGTGGCGCCGCACGCCCCCTTGCCGTCGTTGCAGGTGGCCACCGGTGTCTGCTGA
- a CDS encoding DUF6504 family protein produces the protein MRRCDEVIEVRHEDRPLQFIWRGRLYDVRDVVDHWRERRPWWHEVPDTRSVTAADLEEEVWRVEAAPGRCGVPGVYDLAVRGARWQLVGLSD, from the coding sequence ATGCGCCGTTGTGACGAGGTGATCGAGGTCCGCCACGAGGACCGTCCGCTGCAGTTCATCTGGCGGGGTCGGCTCTACGACGTGCGGGACGTCGTCGACCACTGGCGCGAGCGTCGCCCGTGGTGGCACGAGGTCCCGGACACCCGCTCGGTCACCGCGGCCGACCTCGAGGAGGAGGTATGGCGGGTCGAGGCGGCTCCGGGCCGCTGCGGCGTCCCGGGGGTCTACGACCTGGCGGTGCGGGGGGCGCGATGGCAGCTCGTCGGGCTCTCCGACTGA
- a CDS encoding DUF4126 domain-containing protein: MGTELLPMVFTSGWASGINAYAVVLVLGLAGRFFAIDQVPAVLTRPDVMIAAGVLFLLEMFADKIPYVDSVWDSVHTAVRPAVGATLGYLLAGHGSSGLEQAFAAATGGFTALASHGVKAGLRAGVNSSPEPVSNVAVSTAEDVAVVGVMTLATDHPWAAAIIAGILLLAGIVAIGFLLRRIVGAKRRYDRWGTGLIADARAGIGLGGSSREERSVHPVHRDDREV, encoded by the coding sequence ATGGGTACCGAGCTGCTGCCGATGGTCTTCACCAGCGGATGGGCGAGCGGCATCAACGCCTACGCCGTCGTGCTGGTGCTCGGCCTGGCGGGGAGGTTCTTCGCCATCGACCAGGTGCCCGCCGTCCTCACCCGGCCGGACGTGATGATCGCGGCCGGGGTGCTCTTCCTGCTCGAGATGTTCGCCGACAAGATCCCCTACGTGGACTCGGTCTGGGACAGCGTGCACACCGCGGTCCGGCCCGCCGTCGGCGCCACCCTCGGCTATCTCCTGGCCGGGCACGGCAGCTCGGGGCTGGAGCAGGCCTTCGCGGCCGCGACCGGCGGCTTCACCGCGCTGGCCAGCCACGGCGTCAAGGCGGGCCTGCGCGCCGGCGTCAACTCCTCCCCCGAGCCGGTGAGCAACGTCGCCGTCTCCACGGCCGAGGACGTCGCCGTCGTCGGCGTGATGACCCTCGCCACCGACCACCCCTGGGCCGCCGCGATCATCGCCGGCATCCTGCTCCTGGCCGGGATCGTCGCGATCGGCTTCCTGCTGCGCCGCATCGTCGGCGCCAAGCGACGCTACGACCGCTGGGGCACCGGCCTGATCGCCGACGCCCGCGCCGGCATCGGGCTCGGCGGCAGCAGCCGCGAGGAGCGCTCGGTGCACCCGGTCCACCGGGACGACCGAGAGGTATGA
- the metF gene encoding methylenetetrahydrofolate reductase [NAD(P)H] translates to MSSGAPFLSPREDLATTSIPQMLAEAGTSFSFEFFPPSSDDAEQVLWDAVRRLEKKRPSFVSVTYGAGGSTRDRTVRVTRRIADETTLVPMAHLTCVGSSIAELRGVVGEYAGAGIRNVMVLRGDPAGGLGTPWTPHPEGLDHAVQLVELVRSLGDFTVGVAAFPDKHPESASLEQDADVLVAKQRAGADFAVTQMVFDVDNYLRLRDLVSARGGSLPIIPGLMPVTNLRQIARMAQLSGAALPSAVTSRLEAVADDEDAVRAVGVEIATEHASRLVHEGAPGLHFYTMNRSTATLEVFANLGH, encoded by the coding sequence ATGTCGTCCGGTGCGCCCTTCCTGAGCCCGCGCGAGGACCTCGCCACCACCTCGATCCCGCAGATGCTGGCGGAGGCCGGGACGAGCTTCTCGTTCGAGTTCTTCCCGCCCAGCAGCGACGACGCCGAGCAGGTGCTGTGGGACGCGGTGCGCCGGCTGGAGAAGAAGCGCCCCAGCTTCGTGTCGGTGACCTATGGCGCGGGCGGGTCGACACGGGACCGGACGGTTCGCGTCACCCGGCGGATCGCCGACGAGACCACCCTCGTGCCCATGGCGCACCTGACGTGCGTCGGCTCCTCGATCGCCGAGCTGCGCGGCGTCGTCGGGGAGTATGCCGGCGCGGGCATCCGCAACGTCATGGTCCTGCGCGGCGACCCCGCGGGCGGGCTGGGGACGCCGTGGACGCCGCACCCCGAGGGCCTGGACCACGCCGTGCAGCTCGTCGAGCTGGTGCGCTCCCTGGGCGACTTCACCGTCGGTGTCGCGGCCTTCCCCGACAAGCACCCCGAGTCCGCCTCGCTGGAGCAGGACGCCGACGTGCTCGTCGCCAAGCAGCGGGCGGGCGCAGACTTCGCCGTGACCCAGATGGTCTTCGACGTCGACAACTACCTGCGGCTGCGGGACCTGGTGTCCGCCCGCGGTGGCTCGTTGCCGATCATCCCGGGTCTGATGCCGGTCACCAACCTGCGCCAGATCGCGCGGATGGCCCAGCTGTCGGGGGCCGCGCTGCCGTCGGCGGTGACCTCCCGGCTGGAGGCCGTCGCCGACGACGAGGACGCCGTCCGGGCGGTGGGGGTCGAGATCGCCACCGAGCACGCCTCGCGGCTGGTGCACGAGGGCGCCCCCGGGCTGCACTTCTACACGATGAACCGCTCCACGGCGACGCTCGAGGTCTTCGCCAACCTCGGCCACTGA
- a CDS encoding polyprenyl synthetase family protein yields the protein MTTVGTEIVDRAHLRQRVQAEIDDEIALRSAQLAPVGRDARLLVDAVAELLRGGKRLRAAFCYWGYRAAGGVDNDAIVRAATSMELFQAAALIHDDVMDDSDTRRGLPAAHRRLASHHDEQGWEGLSERFGLAGAILAGDLCLTWTDAMFATSGLSRQEMHGARPVFDEMRTQLMGGQFLDVIEAARGWGELSHDQRLRRATRVITYKSAKYSVEHPLLIGAAAAGARSTDLARLGTFGLAIGQAFQLRDDLLGVYGDPEATGKPAGDDLREGKHTILVAHTLAGLDAGAAQEFEDRLGDPALDDAAVAQMRDQMVRAGAVEAVERDIERLVAEGMDALGQTRHLLDEGREVLADLAAYATRRSS from the coding sequence ATGACCACAGTCGGGACCGAGATCGTCGACCGCGCCCACCTGCGCCAGCGGGTCCAGGCCGAGATCGACGACGAGATCGCGCTGCGCTCGGCCCAGCTCGCCCCCGTCGGGCGGGACGCCCGGCTCCTCGTCGACGCGGTCGCGGAGCTGCTGCGCGGGGGCAAGCGACTGCGGGCGGCCTTCTGCTACTGGGGCTATCGCGCCGCCGGCGGGGTCGACAACGACGCGATCGTGCGGGCTGCGACCTCGATGGAGCTCTTCCAGGCCGCCGCGCTGATCCACGACGACGTGATGGACGACAGCGACACCCGTCGCGGCCTGCCCGCGGCGCACCGCCGCCTGGCCTCCCACCACGACGAGCAGGGCTGGGAGGGGCTGTCCGAGCGCTTCGGGCTGGCCGGGGCGATCCTCGCCGGCGACCTGTGCCTGACCTGGACCGACGCGATGTTCGCGACCTCGGGACTCTCCCGTCAGGAGATGCACGGCGCACGACCGGTCTTCGACGAGATGCGGACCCAGCTGATGGGCGGGCAGTTCCTCGACGTCATCGAGGCGGCCCGCGGGTGGGGCGAGCTGAGCCACGACCAGCGGCTGCGACGCGCCACCCGCGTGATCACCTACAAGTCTGCGAAGTACTCCGTCGAGCACCCCCTGCTCATCGGCGCCGCGGCCGCCGGGGCGCGCTCCACGGACCTGGCCCGGCTCGGCACCTTCGGGCTGGCGATCGGCCAGGCCTTCCAGCTGCGCGACGACCTGCTCGGGGTGTATGGCGATCCGGAGGCGACCGGCAAGCCCGCGGGCGACGACCTGCGCGAGGGCAAGCACACGATCCTGGTCGCCCACACGCTGGCCGGGCTGGACGCCGGGGCGGCGCAGGAGTTCGAGGACCGGCTGGGCGATCCCGCGCTCGACGACGCCGCGGTCGCGCAGATGCGCGACCAGATGGTTCGGGCGGGCGCCGTCGAGGCGGTCGAGCGGGACATCGAGCGGCTGGTCGCCGAGGGCATGGACGCGCTCGGCCAGACCCGTCACCTGCTGGACGAGGGCCGCGAGGTGCTCGCCGACCTCGCGGCCTACGCCACCCGCCGCAGCAGCTGA
- a CDS encoding Rv2175c family DNA-binding protein codes for MSRSNAAPTPELLASIEDVVPGWLTVPDLAEQAGVPLSQVRSWLAEGDLASVRRGERKVVSVPEGFVQDGLPLESLRGTLSVLYDAGLSEAEAVEWLHLPDETLREGTPIADLRAGHKTEIRRRAQEMAF; via the coding sequence GTGAGTCGATCCAACGCTGCCCCCACCCCTGAGCTGCTCGCCTCGATCGAGGACGTCGTCCCCGGCTGGCTGACCGTGCCGGACCTCGCCGAGCAGGCCGGCGTCCCCCTGTCGCAGGTGCGTTCATGGCTCGCGGAAGGCGACCTGGCGTCGGTGCGGCGCGGTGAGCGCAAGGTCGTCAGCGTGCCCGAGGGCTTCGTGCAGGACGGGCTGCCGCTGGAATCCCTGCGGGGCACCCTGTCCGTGCTGTATGACGCGGGCCTGAGCGAGGCCGAGGCCGTCGAGTGGCTGCACCTGCCCGACGAGACGCTGCGCGAGGGCACCCCGATCGCCGACCTGCGGGCCGGTCACAAGACCGAGATCCGGCGCCGGGCGCAGGAGATGGCCTTCTGA
- a CDS encoding lytic transglycosylase domain-containing protein — translation MPLVAGLAAAVLAQTIAPASPLPPAPRTHTVRRGDTSYDIARRAGVPLGDLVAANALPLGGRHLVPGARLVIPGRAASPTTARPVTAHRSAAARPAAHRPAAPRPATSRRPTPAGQAQVRALVARVAAEHGVDPRLAQALALQESSWRQDVTSPVGARGIMQVMPANAAWASRLAGRPLDLAKPRDNVTAGVVILKQLRTAAGDDDTAIGGYYQGLPSIRQRGMYAETRRYVAQVKAHRARM, via the coding sequence ATGCCTCTCGTCGCCGGCCTTGCCGCTGCCGTTCTCGCTCAGACGATCGCCCCGGCCTCGCCCCTGCCCCCCGCCCCTCGGACCCACACCGTCCGCCGCGGGGACACGAGCTATGACATCGCCCGCCGGGCGGGAGTCCCCCTGGGCGACCTGGTCGCCGCCAACGCCCTCCCCCTCGGCGGCAGGCACCTGGTTCCCGGGGCCCGCCTGGTCATCCCTGGGCGGGCGGCCTCGCCCACCACCGCCCGTCCGGTCACCGCCCATCGCTCCGCCGCGGCCCGTCCTGCGGCCCACCGCCCGGCTGCTCCCCGTCCCGCGACCTCCCGGCGTCCCACCCCTGCCGGCCAGGCCCAGGTGCGAGCCCTCGTCGCCCGGGTCGCCGCCGAGCACGGGGTGGATCCTCGCCTGGCCCAGGCGCTCGCCCTCCAGGAGTCCAGCTGGCGCCAGGACGTCACCTCGCCCGTCGGCGCGCGCGGGATCATGCAGGTCATGCCCGCCAACGCCGCCTGGGCCTCGCGCCTTGCCGGGCGCCCCCTCGACCTGGCCAAGCCTCGGGACAACGTCACCGCGGGCGTCGTCATCCTCAAGCAGCTGCGGACGGCGGCGGGCGACGACGACACCGCGATCGGTGGCTACTACCAGGGTCTGCCGTCGATCCGGCAGCGCGGGATGTATGCCGAGACCCGCCGCTACGTCGCCCAGGTCAAGGCACACCGCGCACGGATGTGA
- the pknB gene encoding Stk1 family PASTA domain-containing Ser/Thr kinase — protein sequence MPTPTPRAEPGRVLDGRYRLVRHVADGGMATVWEALDERLERSVAVKLLRPGLADNQAFADRFRREARAAARLNDPRVVAVYDQGADGVDMFLVMELVRGRTLREVVQAEAPLTPRAALDLLIPVAEALGLAHRAGIVHRDVKPENVIIREDGQVKVADFGLARALTTQTATAASSTILGTVSYLSPEQVEHGTADARSDVYAAGLILFELLTGRKAFQGESPIHVAYQHVHTQVPAPSSIVPGIPEELDELVAVAAHRDPSRRSGDGTQLAARLRQVRAALTSAQLDGRPSAQAPGVDDPTVALTSGTDLTGARVVEPVPGAEAGTDGDDRASCAPGASLPDTAGSAAGSATDHGSASRTAEVSRRAETVAITQEAPAGKAPLPDPLVLGRPIDGDEIERPRRRVPAKVVVSLVALLALGGTGGGWWLVTGPGAMTKVPPLGRIHVDEARSRLQRAHLEAAVEEVYDETVPVGMVVRSSPDQGTPLHRTDDVSLVVSRGPERHPVPALAGRSQADAERALRDARLAPGTIRTSYHEQVPAGAVIGTDPAPGTSLRPFTKVALAVSRGPRPIPVPSVLGRTPTSARKVLSEVGLGYAENPARAFSSTVPDGSIVTQSPATGTLHAGQSVTVTLSKGPEMVLVPGVVGRSKDDARQALEAAGFTVKVTSPLGEVFGLVSRQSPGPTRMPRGSTVTIVVV from the coding sequence GTGCCCACCCCCACCCCCCGCGCCGAGCCCGGGCGTGTCCTCGACGGACGCTACCGGCTGGTGCGTCATGTCGCCGACGGCGGGATGGCCACGGTGTGGGAGGCGCTCGACGAGCGGCTGGAGCGCTCGGTGGCGGTCAAGCTGCTGCGGCCCGGGCTCGCCGACAACCAGGCCTTCGCGGACCGTTTCCGACGTGAGGCGCGAGCCGCGGCCCGCCTCAACGACCCTCGCGTCGTCGCGGTCTACGACCAGGGCGCCGACGGGGTGGACATGTTCCTCGTCATGGAGCTGGTGCGCGGTCGCACGCTGCGCGAGGTCGTCCAGGCCGAGGCACCGCTCACCCCGCGTGCCGCGCTGGACCTGCTGATCCCGGTCGCCGAGGCGCTGGGCCTGGCCCACAGGGCCGGCATCGTGCACCGGGACGTCAAGCCGGAGAACGTCATCATCCGCGAGGACGGTCAGGTCAAGGTGGCCGACTTCGGGCTCGCCCGCGCGCTGACCACGCAGACGGCGACCGCGGCGAGCAGCACCATCCTGGGGACCGTCTCCTACCTGTCGCCCGAGCAGGTCGAGCACGGCACCGCGGACGCCCGCAGCGACGTCTACGCCGCGGGCCTGATCCTCTTCGAGCTGCTCACGGGCCGCAAGGCCTTCCAGGGCGAGTCGCCGATCCACGTGGCCTACCAGCATGTCCACACCCAGGTGCCTGCCCCCAGCTCGATCGTCCCGGGCATTCCCGAGGAGCTCGACGAGCTGGTCGCGGTGGCCGCGCACCGTGACCCCTCCCGGCGGTCCGGCGACGGGACCCAGCTCGCCGCCCGGTTGCGTCAGGTGCGTGCTGCCCTGACCTCGGCGCAGCTGGACGGTCGGCCCTCCGCGCAGGCGCCCGGGGTCGACGACCCCACGGTTGCCCTGACCTCGGGGACGGATCTCACCGGGGCCCGCGTGGTGGAGCCGGTCCCTGGGGCCGAGGCCGGGACGGACGGCGACGACAGGGCCTCCTGCGCACCCGGAGCCAGCCTCCCTGACACGGCCGGCTCCGCCGCCGGCTCGGCCACCGACCACGGATCGGCCTCACGCACCGCCGAGGTGTCACGGCGGGCCGAGACGGTTGCCATCACCCAGGAAGCCCCGGCGGGCAAGGCCCCGCTGCCCGATCCGCTCGTGCTCGGCCGTCCCATCGACGGCGACGAGATCGAGCGTCCCCGACGGCGGGTCCCCGCCAAGGTCGTCGTCTCGCTCGTCGCGCTGCTCGCCCTGGGTGGGACCGGTGGTGGCTGGTGGTTGGTCACCGGACCCGGGGCCATGACCAAGGTCCCCCCGCTGGGACGCATCCACGTCGACGAGGCCCGTTCCCGGCTGCAGCGCGCCCACCTCGAGGCGGCCGTGGAGGAGGTGTACGACGAGACCGTGCCCGTGGGCATGGTGGTGCGTTCCTCGCCCGACCAGGGCACGCCTCTGCACCGCACCGACGACGTGTCCCTCGTCGTGTCCCGAGGCCCTGAGCGCCACCCCGTGCCTGCGCTCGCCGGGCGCTCCCAGGCCGATGCCGAGCGGGCTTTGCGGGATGCCCGCCTCGCCCCGGGGACGATCCGCACGAGCTATCACGAGCAGGTGCCCGCGGGGGCGGTCATCGGGACCGACCCCGCGCCCGGCACCTCCCTCAGGCCCTTCACCAAGGTCGCCCTCGCCGTCAGCAGGGGGCCGCGCCCGATCCCGGTGCCGTCGGTCCTCGGCCGCACGCCGACCAGCGCCCGGAAGGTGCTGAGCGAGGTGGGTCTGGGCTATGCCGAGAACCCCGCTCGGGCCTTCTCCAGCACCGTCCCGGACGGGTCGATCGTGACGCAGTCCCCGGCCACCGGCACCCTGCACGCCGGGCAGTCGGTCACCGTGACCCTGTCGAAGGGACCCGAGATGGTCCTCGTGCCCGGTGTCGTCGGCCGCAGCAAGGACGACGCCCGTCAGGCGCTGGAGGCGGCGGGCTTCACGGTCAAGGTGACCAGCCCCCTCGGCGAGGTCTTCGGGCTCGTCTCCCGGCAGAGCCCGGGGCCCACCCGCATGCCGCGCGGCAGCACCGTCACCATCGTGGTGGTCTGA